One Ananas comosus cultivar F153 linkage group 1, ASM154086v1, whole genome shotgun sequence DNA window includes the following coding sequences:
- the LOC109715398 gene encoding tubby-like F-box protein 8: protein MSFRSVVRDVRDGFGSISRRSFEVTIAGLASLTGHHRGKAQSSVHELHDPTPVVQHSRWASLPPELLRDVIKRLEASESNWPSRKNVVACAAVCRSWREMCKEIVKNPEFCGKLTFPISLKQPGSRDAPIQCFIKRDKSKWTYRLYLCLSSAVLDENGKFLLSAKRYRKATRTEYVISMDSGNVSRSSNKYIGKLRSNFIGTKFIIYDTQPPYNGGAAALCPPAGRTSRRFTSKKVSPKVPTGSYNIAQVTYELNVLGTRGPRRMHCIMYSIPASALDPGGSVPGPPADDLGPRLLEESFRSTVSFSRSSLGDHSGDYFTSARFSDIAGGERDDDGLDGLVKERPLILRNKAPRWHEQLQCWCLNFRGRVTVASVKNFQLIAAAQPTPGGPAPSNDHDKIILQFGKVGKDMFTMDYRYPLSAFQAFAICLSSFDTKLACE, encoded by the exons ATGTCGTTCCGAAGTGTAGTTCGGGATGTTAGAGATGGCTTTGGGAGTATATCAAGGCGGAGCTTTGAGGTCACCATTGCGGGGCTTGCTAGCCTAACGGGTCATCATAGAGGAAAGGCTCAGAGTAGTGTGCATGAGCTGCATGACCCAACTCCAGTTGTTCAGCATAGTCGGTGGGCTAGCCTTCCTCCCGAATTGCTTCGTGACGTGATTAAGAGATTGGAGGCGAGTGAGAGTAATTGGCCTTCTCGCAAGAATGTTGTTGCCTGTGCGGCTGTTTGTAGGTCCTGGAGAGAAATGTGTAAAGAGATTGTTAAGAACCCGGAGTTTTGCGGGAAGCTCACTTTTCCTATCTCCCTTAAACAG CCTGGGTCTCGAGATGCGCCTATTCAATGTTTCATTAAGAGGGACAAATCAAAATGGACTTACCGTCTCTACTTGTGTCTTAGCTCTG CTGTGCTAGATGAAAATGGGAAGTTCCTCCTATCGGCTAAAAGATATCGCAAGGCAACTCGCACCGAGTACGTAATTTCCATGGATTCAGGCAATGTATCGAGATCAAGCAACAAGTACATTGGAAAACTGAG GTCAAATTTCATTGGAACGAAGTTCATAATTTATGATACTCAGCCCCCATACAATGGTGGGGCCGCCGCCCTTTGCCCGCCGGCCGGCCGCACGAGCCGCCGCTTCACCTCCAAGAAAGTGTCCCCCAAAGTCCCTACTGGCAGCTACAACATTGCCCAGGTGACCTACGAGCTGAACGTGCTTGGCACGCGGGGCCCGAGGCGGATGCACTGCATCATGTACTCCATCCCGGCCTCCGCCCTAGACCCAGGGGGCTCGGTCCCCGGACCCCCCGCCGACGATCTCGGCCCGCGCCTCCTCGAGGAGTCCTTCCGCTCCACCGTCTCCTTCTCCAGGTCCTCCCTCGGCGACCATTCCGGCGACTATTTTACAAGCGCGCGGTTCTCCGACATTGCCGGAGGGGAGAGAGACGACGACGGATTAGACGGACTGGTAAAGGAGCGGCCGCTCATCCTCCGCAACAAGGCCCCGCGGTGGCACGAGCAGTTGCAGTGCTGGTGCCTCAACTTCCGAGGCCGCGTAACCGTCGCGTCAGTGAAGAACTTCCAGCTGATCGCGGCCGCCCAGCCGACGCCAGGGGGCCCCGCGCCGTCGAACGACCACGACAAGATCATCTTGCAGTTCGGCAAGGTCGGGAAGGACATGTTCACGATGGATTACCGGTACCCGTTGTCAGCGTTCCAGGCTTTTGCGATCTGCCTGAGCAGTTTCGACACCAAGTTGGCTTGTGAGTAG
- the LOC109716088 gene encoding uncharacterized protein LOC109716088, which translates to MTLLSSFPGIHVMTDCKLLTVKDCFGSDDWNWNRILVGVSDVANINTGPGSNLFALRERVGNYRVVQSPDTIGWRWSNNGVFSVKSVYRALSDGGTRDGHASKIWKLQIPLKVKVFCWLVLKKKPLTADNLVKKG; encoded by the coding sequence ATGACCTTACTTTCATCATTTCCGGGAATCCACGTGATGACGGATTGCAAGCTACTAACGGTCAAGGATTGCTTCGGAAGTGATGATTGGAATTGGAATAGAATTCTAGTTGGTGTAAGCGACGTGGCGAACATTAATACTGGACCGGGTTCCAACCTATTTGCACTAAGGGAAAGGGTTGGCAACTATAGAGTAGTGCAAAGTCCTGACACGATTGGGTGGAGATGGAGTAACAACGGAGTATTCTCGGTCAAATCGGTGTACAGAGCGTTGAGTGATGGGGGTACAAGAGATGGGCACGCTTCCAAGATCTGGAAGCTCCAAATTCCCCTCAAGGTTAAAGTATTTTGTTGGCTGGTCCTTAAGAAGAAGCCTCTTACAGCTGATAACCTTGTGAAGAAAGGCTAG